In a genomic window of Vulpes vulpes isolate BD-2025 chromosome 6, VulVul3, whole genome shotgun sequence:
- the BMP4 gene encoding bone morphogenetic protein 4 isoform X3, whose amino-acid sequence MFGLRRRPQPSKSAVIPDYMRDLYRLQSGEEEEEEQIHSIGLEYPERPASRANTVRSFHHEEHLENIPGTSENSAFRFLFNLSSIPENEVISSAELRLFREQVNQDPDWEQGFHRINIYEVMKPPAEVVPGHLITRLLDTRLVHHNVTRWETFDVSPAVLRWTQEKQPNYGLAIEVTHLHQTRTHQGQHVRISRSLPQGSGDWAQLRPLLVTFGHDGRGHALTRRQRAKRSPKHHAQRARKKNKNCRRHSLYVDFSDVGWNDWIVAPPGYQAFYCHGDCPFPLADHLNSTNHAIVQTLVNSVNSSIPKACCVPTELSAISMLYLDEYDKVVLKNYQEMVVEGCGCR is encoded by the exons aagagcagatcCACAGCATCGGTCTGGAGTACCCTGAGCGCCCCGCCAGTAGGGCCAACACCGTGAGGAGCTTCCACCACGAAG AACATTTGGAGAACATCCCAGGGACCAGCGAAAACTCTGCTTTTCGTTTCCTCTTTAACCTCAGCAGCATCCCAGAGAACGAGGTGATCTCCTCTGCAGAGCTTCGACTCTTCCGGGAGCAGGTGAACCAGGACCCTGACTGGGAGCAGGGCTTCCACCGAATAAACATTTATGAGGTTATGAAGCCCCCGGCAGAAGTGGTGCCTGGGCACCTCATCACAAGACTACTGGACACAAGACTGGTCCACCACAATGTGACACGGTGGGAAACTTTTGATGTGAGCCCTGCGGTCCTTCGCTGGACCCAGGAGAAGCAGCCAAACTACGGGCTGGCCATTGAGGTGACTCACCTCCATCAGACACGGACCCACCAGGGCCAGCACGTCAGGATTAGCCGATCGTTACCTCAAGGGAGTGGGGATTGGGCCCAGCTCCGGCCCCTCCTGGTCACTTTTGGCCACGATGGCCGCGGACATGCCTTGACCCGACGCCAGAGGGCCAAGCGTAGCCCCAAGCATCATGCACAGCGGGCCCGCAAGAAGAATAAGAACTGCCGGCGCCACTCGCTCTATGTGGACTTCAGCGACGTCGGCTGGAATGACTGGATTGTGGCCCCGCCAGGCTACCAGGCCTTCTACTGCCACGGGGATTGCCCCTTTCCACTGGCCGACCACCTCAACTCAACCAACCACGCCATTGTGCAGACCCTGGTCAACTCTGTCAACTCCAGCATCCCCAAAGCCTGTTGTGTCCCCACCGAACTGAGTGCCATCTCCATGCTGTACCTGGATGAGTATGACAAGGTGGTACTGAAAAATTATCAGGAGATGGTAGTAGAGGGATGTGGGTGTCGCTGA